The following proteins come from a genomic window of Carassius carassius chromosome 10, fCarCar2.1, whole genome shotgun sequence:
- the LOC132152187 gene encoding glutamate decarboxylase 1-like isoform X1: protein MASSAPSSSAPMDPNTANLRQPATTGDAWYGVAHGCTRKLGMKICGFLQKNNSLDEKSRMVGAFKESAKNQMYDNSERFTRTETDFSNLFARDLLPAKNGEEPTIQFLLEVVEILTNYVRKTFDRSTKVLDFHHPHQLLEGMEGFNLELSDQPESLEQILVDCRDTLKYGVRTGHPRFFNQLSSGLDIIGLAGEWLTSTANTNMFTYEIAPVFVLMEQLTLRKMREIIGWPNGDGDGLFSPGGAISNMYSVMVARYKYFPEVKTKGMSAAPRLVLFTSEYSHYSIKKAGAVLGFGKENVILLKTDERGRVIPADLEAKIIDVKQKGYVPLFVNATAGSTVYGAFDPINDIADICEKYNLWLHVDGAWGGGLLMSRKHRHKLSGIERANSVTWNPHKMMGVPLQCSAILVREKGILQGCNSLCAGYLFQPDKQYDVTYDTGDKAIQCGRHVDIFKFWLMWKAKGTIGFEQHIDRCLEISEYLYNKIKNRVGYEMVFEGQPQHTNVCFWYIPPSLRGMPDGDERREKLHRVAPKIKAMMMECGTTMVGYQPQGDKVNFFRMVVSNHAVTKSDIDFLIDEIERLGHDL from the exons CCGGCGACGCGTGGTACGGGGTTGCACACGGATGCACGAGGAAACTGGGCATGAAGATCTGTG GATTCCTGCAAAAGAACAACAGTCTAGATGAGAAGAGTCGGATGGTGGGCGCCTTCAAGGAGAGCGCGAAGAACCAGATGTATGACAACAGCGAGCGCTTCACGCGCACAGAGACAGACTTCTCCAACCTGTTCGCTCGAG ATCTGCTGCCTGCTAAAAATGGGGAGGAACCCACAATTCAGTTTCTTCTTGAGGTGGTGGAGATCCTCACCAATTATGTGCGCAAGACCTTTGACAGATCCACCAAAGTGTTGGACTTTCATCACCCTCACCAGCTTCTAGAGGGGATGGAGGGCTTCAACCTGGAGCTGTCTGACCAACCAGAGTCGCTGGAGCAGATCCTGGTGGACTGCAGAGACACGCTCAAGTATGGAGTCAGAACAG GTCATCCTAGATTCTTCAATCAGCtttcatctggtctggatatcaTTGGTCTGGCTGGAGAATGGCTTACCTCTACTGCCAACACTAACAT GTTCACATATGAAATCGCTCCTGTGTTTGTTCTGATGGAGCAGCTGACCCTCAGGAAGATGAGGGAGATCATTGGCTGGCCTAATGGTGATGGCGATGGACTCTTCTCACCAG GTGGTGCCATATCAAACATGTACAGTGTGATGGTTGCGAGGTACAAGTATTTCCCTGAAGTCAAAACCAAAGGCATGTCTGCAGCACCTCGACTCGTGCTTTTCACTTCTGAATAT agtcaTTATTCAATCAAAAAGGCAGGAGCAGTACTTGGATTTGGCAAAGAAAACGTAATTCTTCTGAAGACAGATGAGAG GGGGCGTGTCATACCTGCTGACTTAGAGGCCAAGATCATTGATGTCAAACAGAAG ggtTATGTGCCACTGTTTGTGAACGCAACGGCTGGTTCCACAGTATATGGAGCATTCGATCCCATCAATGACATTGCAGACATCTGTGAAAAGTACAACCTGTGGTTACATGTGGAT GGTGCATGGGGCGGAGGACTGCTGATGTCCAGGAAACACAGACACAAGCTAAGCGGCATTGAGAG AGCAAACTCAGTCACATGGAACCCTCATAAGATGATGGGTGTACCACTGCAGTGTTCAGCCATCCTGGTCAGAGAGAAG GGCATTCTGCAGGGCTGCAACTCCTTGTGCGCTGGATACCTCTTCCAACCAGACAAACAGTACGATGTGACCTACGACACCGGCGACAAGGCCATCCAGTGTGGCAGACATGTAGACATCTTCAAATTCTGGCTCATGTGGAAGGCCAAG GGCACAATTGGGTTTGAGCAGCACATTGACAGATGTCTAGAGATTTCTGAATATCTCTACAATAAAATCAAGAACCGTGTGGGATATGAAATGGTCTTTGAGGGCCAG CCCCAGCACACAAATGTTTGCTTCTGGTATATTCCACCAAGTTTGCGTGGCATGCCAGATGGAGACGAACGAAGGGAGAAACTACACAGG GTGGCGCCGAAGATCAAAGCAATGATGATGGAGTGTGGTACAACCATGGTAGGATACCAGCCACAAGGAGACAAGGTCAACTTCTTCCGAATGGTCGTCTCCAATCACGCCGTCACCAAGTCTGACATCGATTTCCTCATCGATGAGATCGAGAGGCTGGGTCACGACCTGTAA
- the LOC132152187 gene encoding glutamate decarboxylase 1-like isoform X2, with amino-acid sequence MASSAPSSSAPMDPNTANLRQPATRFLQKNNSLDEKSRMVGAFKESAKNQMYDNSERFTRTETDFSNLFARDLLPAKNGEEPTIQFLLEVVEILTNYVRKTFDRSTKVLDFHHPHQLLEGMEGFNLELSDQPESLEQILVDCRDTLKYGVRTGHPRFFNQLSSGLDIIGLAGEWLTSTANTNMFTYEIAPVFVLMEQLTLRKMREIIGWPNGDGDGLFSPGGAISNMYSVMVARYKYFPEVKTKGMSAAPRLVLFTSEYSHYSIKKAGAVLGFGKENVILLKTDERGRVIPADLEAKIIDVKQKGYVPLFVNATAGSTVYGAFDPINDIADICEKYNLWLHVDGAWGGGLLMSRKHRHKLSGIERANSVTWNPHKMMGVPLQCSAILVREKGILQGCNSLCAGYLFQPDKQYDVTYDTGDKAIQCGRHVDIFKFWLMWKAKGTIGFEQHIDRCLEISEYLYNKIKNRVGYEMVFEGQPQHTNVCFWYIPPSLRGMPDGDERREKLHRVAPKIKAMMMECGTTMVGYQPQGDKVNFFRMVVSNHAVTKSDIDFLIDEIERLGHDL; translated from the exons GATTCCTGCAAAAGAACAACAGTCTAGATGAGAAGAGTCGGATGGTGGGCGCCTTCAAGGAGAGCGCGAAGAACCAGATGTATGACAACAGCGAGCGCTTCACGCGCACAGAGACAGACTTCTCCAACCTGTTCGCTCGAG ATCTGCTGCCTGCTAAAAATGGGGAGGAACCCACAATTCAGTTTCTTCTTGAGGTGGTGGAGATCCTCACCAATTATGTGCGCAAGACCTTTGACAGATCCACCAAAGTGTTGGACTTTCATCACCCTCACCAGCTTCTAGAGGGGATGGAGGGCTTCAACCTGGAGCTGTCTGACCAACCAGAGTCGCTGGAGCAGATCCTGGTGGACTGCAGAGACACGCTCAAGTATGGAGTCAGAACAG GTCATCCTAGATTCTTCAATCAGCtttcatctggtctggatatcaTTGGTCTGGCTGGAGAATGGCTTACCTCTACTGCCAACACTAACAT GTTCACATATGAAATCGCTCCTGTGTTTGTTCTGATGGAGCAGCTGACCCTCAGGAAGATGAGGGAGATCATTGGCTGGCCTAATGGTGATGGCGATGGACTCTTCTCACCAG GTGGTGCCATATCAAACATGTACAGTGTGATGGTTGCGAGGTACAAGTATTTCCCTGAAGTCAAAACCAAAGGCATGTCTGCAGCACCTCGACTCGTGCTTTTCACTTCTGAATAT agtcaTTATTCAATCAAAAAGGCAGGAGCAGTACTTGGATTTGGCAAAGAAAACGTAATTCTTCTGAAGACAGATGAGAG GGGGCGTGTCATACCTGCTGACTTAGAGGCCAAGATCATTGATGTCAAACAGAAG ggtTATGTGCCACTGTTTGTGAACGCAACGGCTGGTTCCACAGTATATGGAGCATTCGATCCCATCAATGACATTGCAGACATCTGTGAAAAGTACAACCTGTGGTTACATGTGGAT GGTGCATGGGGCGGAGGACTGCTGATGTCCAGGAAACACAGACACAAGCTAAGCGGCATTGAGAG AGCAAACTCAGTCACATGGAACCCTCATAAGATGATGGGTGTACCACTGCAGTGTTCAGCCATCCTGGTCAGAGAGAAG GGCATTCTGCAGGGCTGCAACTCCTTGTGCGCTGGATACCTCTTCCAACCAGACAAACAGTACGATGTGACCTACGACACCGGCGACAAGGCCATCCAGTGTGGCAGACATGTAGACATCTTCAAATTCTGGCTCATGTGGAAGGCCAAG GGCACAATTGGGTTTGAGCAGCACATTGACAGATGTCTAGAGATTTCTGAATATCTCTACAATAAAATCAAGAACCGTGTGGGATATGAAATGGTCTTTGAGGGCCAG CCCCAGCACACAAATGTTTGCTTCTGGTATATTCCACCAAGTTTGCGTGGCATGCCAGATGGAGACGAACGAAGGGAGAAACTACACAGG GTGGCGCCGAAGATCAAAGCAATGATGATGGAGTGTGGTACAACCATGGTAGGATACCAGCCACAAGGAGACAAGGTCAACTTCTTCCGAATGGTCGTCTCCAATCACGCCGTCACCAAGTCTGACATCGATTTCCTCATCGATGAGATCGAGAGGCTGGGTCACGACCTGTAA